The DNA sequence CACGGCCGCAGCCCTGGAGACCCTGGGCACGGACTCGGAGATCCAGCGGGTGTGCGGCGAGGCGCTGCGCAGCTGGGAGAACATCGTCGCCGAGAAGCTGCTGAGCTGCGGCTTCACGGAGACCGACGCGCGCGAGGTGGCCACGACGGTGATCAGCGCCCTGGAGGGCGCGGAGGTCACGGCCCAGGTGAACCGCAGCGAGGAGCCCCTACGGGCGGCGGGCCGCCAGCTGGCCCGGCTCGTCGGGACGTACCGGGACTGACCACGACAGCCACAACGAGAAGGGCCCGGAACAAACCGTTCCGGGCCCTTCTCGTGTCTCTGCGGGGGAGGCGGCTAGGCCTTCTTCGGCTCCTCGAGACGCGGGAAGAGCACCGCGCCCTTCGTCACCGTCGAGCCCGCGGGCAGCAGGCCCCAGACGCCCGCGTCCTGGACCTTCTGGTCCGCGAGCGCGCCCAGGGACGCCTCGGCGCCGAGGGAGTCCCAGAGCTTCTGGGAGGTGTCCGGCATGACGGCGTTGAGCAGCACGGCGACGCCGCGCAGCGACTCGGCGGCGGTGTAGAGGATGGTGGCGAGGCGGGCCTTGCCCTCCTCGGATTCGTCCTTGGCCACCTTCCACGGCTCCTGCTCCGTGATGTAGCCGTTGACCTGCTTCACGAAGTCGAAGACGGCGAGGATGCCGCCCTGGAAGTCGAGGTCTTCGCCGATCTTCCGGTCCGCCGCGGCGACGGCCTGCGCCAGGCCCTCGTGCACCGCGGTCTCCGCCGGGCCGTCCGCCGCGGCGGCGGGCAGCGCGCCGCCGAAGTACTTGCCGACCATGGCGGCCACGCGCGAGGCGAGGTTGCCGTAGTCGTTGGCCAGCTCGCTGGTGTAGCGGGCGGTGAAGTCCTCCCAGGAGAAGGACCCGTCCTGGCCGAAGGCGATGGCGCGCAGGAAGTACCAGCGGTAGGCGTCGACGCCGAAGTGCGAGGTCAGGTCCTGCGGCTTGATGCCGGTCAGGTTCGACTTCGACATCTTCTCGCCGCCGACCATCAGCCAGCCGTTGGCGGCGACCTTGCCGGGCAGCGGGAGGCCCTGGGCCATCAGCATCGCGGGCCAGATGACCGCGTGGAAGCGGAGGATGTCCTTGCCCACGAGGTGCACGTTCGCCGGGAAGGTGTCGCCGAACTTCGCCGGGTTCTCGTTGTACCCCACGGCCGTGGCGTAGTTGAGCAGCGCGTCGACCCACACGTAGATGACGTGCTTGTCGTCCCAGGGGACCGGGACGCCCCAGTCGAAGGTGGAGCGGGAGATCGAGAGGTCCTGGAGCCCCTGCTTGACGAAGTTCACGACCTCGTTGCGCGCGGACTCGGGCTGGATGAAGCCGGGGTTCGCGGCGTAGTGCTCGAGGAGCTTGTCGCCGTACTCGCTCAGCTTGAAGAAGTAGTTCTCCTCGCTGAGCAGCTCGACCGGCTTCTTGTGGATCGGGCAGAGCTTCTGGCCGTCGTACGCGCCCTCGCCGTCGAGCAGCTCGCCCGGGAGCTTGTACTCCTCACAGCCGACGCAGTACGGGCCCTCGTAGCCGCCCTTGTAGATCTCGCCCTTGTCGTACAGGTCCTGCACGAACTCCTGGACGCGGTCCGTGTGCCGCTTCTCGGTGGTGCGGATGAAATCGTCGTTGGCGATCTCCAGGTGCTCCCAGAGGGGGCGCCAGGCCTCCTCGACGAGCTTGTCGCACCACTCCTGCGGCGTCACGCCGTTCGCCTCGGCCGTGCGCATGATCTTCTGACCGTGCTCGTCCGTGCCGGTGAGGTACCACACCTTCTCGCCGCGCTGCCGGTGCCAGCGCGTGAGCACGTCGCCTGCGACGGTCGTGTAGGCGTGGCCCAGGTGAGGAGCGTCGTTTACGTAGTAGATGGGGGTCGAGACGTAGAACGCCTTCGCGTTCTCGTCCGCTCCCTGCTTCTCGGATCCAGTGGCCGCCATGGTCGAAATCCTAACGGCCCCACGAAGATCGACTCACCTCACGGCCGCGGGCGCCAGGTGGCCAGGAGGCCGTCGTAGAGCTGCTTGTCGGTGAGCTCCTTGGGGGCGGGGCCCGCGAGGAAG is a window from the Streptomyces spectabilis genome containing:
- the metG gene encoding methionine--tRNA ligase yields the protein MAATGSEKQGADENAKAFYVSTPIYYVNDAPHLGHAYTTVAGDVLTRWHRQRGEKVWYLTGTDEHGQKIMRTAEANGVTPQEWCDKLVEEAWRPLWEHLEIANDDFIRTTEKRHTDRVQEFVQDLYDKGEIYKGGYEGPYCVGCEEYKLPGELLDGEGAYDGQKLCPIHKKPVELLSEENYFFKLSEYGDKLLEHYAANPGFIQPESARNEVVNFVKQGLQDLSISRSTFDWGVPVPWDDKHVIYVWVDALLNYATAVGYNENPAKFGDTFPANVHLVGKDILRFHAVIWPAMLMAQGLPLPGKVAANGWLMVGGEKMSKSNLTGIKPQDLTSHFGVDAYRWYFLRAIAFGQDGSFSWEDFTARYTSELANDYGNLASRVAAMVGKYFGGALPAAAADGPAETAVHEGLAQAVAAADRKIGEDLDFQGGILAVFDFVKQVNGYITEQEPWKVAKDESEEGKARLATILYTAAESLRGVAVLLNAVMPDTSQKLWDSLGAEASLGALADQKVQDAGVWGLLPAGSTVTKGAVLFPRLEEPKKA